GCTATAACCCTGCGCTTCTTCCAGCGTGCGGGCATTGGTAAATACCGCATCGGCTGATTTGCCCGCCAGGCTAATACCGGTATCGGAAGCGCCTGCCTGGAAGATCACCGGTTGCCCCTGCGCCGAACGCTGAATATTTAACGGTCCCTCCACCGCGAAGAATTTACCCTGATGATTCAGTTTGTGCAGCTTTGCCGCATCAAAGAATACGCCGCTGTCACGATCGCGCACAAAGGCGTCGTCTTCCCAGGAATCCCATAGCCCCTGCACCACACCGATATACTCTTCGGCGATTTGATAACGCAACGCATGCTCCGGATGTTCCTTACCAAAATTACGCGATGATCCGGCCAGCGGTGAGGTCACCACATTCCAGCCAGCACGGCCGTTACTGATGTTATCCAGGGAGGCGAGCTGGCGGGCAACGGTAAAGGGATCGCTGTAAGAGGTGGAGATGGTGCCAGCAAGACCGATGCGATCGGTGACTGCCGCCAGTGCCGACAGCAACGCAATCGGCTCAAAGCGGTTAAGAAAATGTGGCAGTGACTTTTCATTGATATGCAGGCCATCGGCGACAAACAGAAAATCAAACTGCGCTGCTTCGGCGCGTTGCGCCAGTTCGGTGAAATAGCGGAAGTTAACGCTGGCGTCGGCCGGGGCTTTACGGTGACGCCATGAATTCATATGACCGCCCGCGCCATGCAACATCAGACCGAGTTTAATATTGGCTTTGCTCATCAGGTTTCCTTACTCAAAGAGTGGGTTCTGCCGCCAGCTGGCGTAACAGAGCGGCGGCCTTGATCTGGCCAATGCTTTGTTGTGGGTCAAACAGGCCGGTAGAGAGATAGGTCAGGCCGCTGTCGGCAAGGATCACCACCATGCGCTTACCGGCGTTTTCCGCCCGGCGGGCGATTTCACGCGCGGCATACAGCACCGCGCCGGAGGATTCACCGACCAGAATCCCGTCTGTCGCCGCGACTTCGCGCGCGGTCTGAACTGCCTGCCAGCTCTCAACGGCAAACGCCTCATCGCAGAGCTGACGATCCAGCGTCAGCGGCACCCGCTCCGGCAGTACGCTGCTGAAAGCATGCACCCCGGTGATTTCACGCGTCTCGGGATTGTCATTATCAGGAATGGAGAATTCGCCCGGCTCCACGCCAATCAGCCTGATGGCCGGATTCCGCTGCTTCAGATAGCGCCCGACACCTGACAGCGTGCCGCCGGTGCCAACCGAAGCGATCAGCAGATCCAGCTGGCCGTCGGTTTGCTGCCAGATCTCCGGGCCGGTGCTGCTGAAATGGGCGGCGGGATTCGCCGGATTCTCCAGCTGGCAGGTAAAGCAGATATTGGCTTCTTTCAGAATCACATTGTCCGCCAGCCAGCGTGCGGCAGCGACAAAATCGCCGTCACTGTCGGCCATCACCTGCTCAAAACCGGGCACCTGACTGAAGGGAATAATTTCCGCGCCAAAGGCATTAAGGATG
This is a stretch of genomic DNA from Winslowiella toletana. It encodes these proteins:
- a CDS encoding PLP-dependent cysteine synthase family protein — protein: MTIHNGITELVGQTPLLRLSRFSQQFQLNAELVAKLEYFNPNHSIKDRIALAMIEDAERSGKLKPGMTLVDTTSGNTGIGLAAIAAAKGYKFRVYLHDKLSAERFAILNAFGAEIIPFSQVPGFEQVMADSDGDFVAAARWLADNVILKEANICFTCQLENPANPAAHFSSTGPEIWQQTDGQLDLLIASVGTGGTLSGVGRYLKQRNPAIRLIGVEPGEFSIPDNDNPETREITGVHAFSSVLPERVPLTLDRQLCDEAFAVESWQAVQTAREVAATDGILVGESSGAVLYAAREIARRAENAGKRMVVILADSGLTYLSTGLFDPQQSIGQIKAAALLRQLAAEPTL
- a CDS encoding LLM class flavin-dependent oxidoreductase; protein product: MSKANIKLGLMLHGAGGHMNSWRHRKAPADASVNFRYFTELAQRAEAAQFDFLFVADGLHINEKSLPHFLNRFEPIALLSALAAVTDRIGLAGTISTSYSDPFTVARQLASLDNISNGRAGWNVVTSPLAGSSRNFGKEHPEHALRYQIAEEYIGVVQGLWDSWEDDAFVRDRDSGVFFDAAKLHKLNHQGKFFAVEGPLNIQRSAQGQPVIFQAGASDTGISLAGKSADAVFTNARTLEEAQGYSARLRAEVAKNGRDAVGIFPGISPIVGKTAEEAEAKYQHLLSLLSADDALAYLGRFFDHHDFSQYPLDGPFPELGDLGQNTFRSTTDSIKRRAREQQLTLRQIAFETVLPRGEFFGTPEQVADTFIRWVEEGGASGFIISGPVLVEALADITGHVLPILAARGYWQPSTETTLRGRLNIPFKTNRYVAQDAPQYAGKQQEEPL